The following proteins are co-located in the Thermomicrobiales bacterium genome:
- a CDS encoding thiamine pyrophosphate-binding protein: MQGARALVDVLVESGIEHVFGLPGDTGMALYDAFNARRDRIEHIMTRDERSASFMADAYARASGRLGVCEGPSGGGATYILPGVAEAQGSAIPVLCMTSDTPVSQHQRGVLTELDQESLFRPVTKWNARVNSSSTMAEMARRAIRMATVGRPGAVHLSLPTDSLEGETDDRSVYGVPELSRVPVLRTRPDPELVERAARAIEQAARPVIVAGGGVVTGNAWDALTVFAETLNIPVATSINGKGSIAETSRVSIGIVGGNGARAYTNDVVSDADLIIYVGSRTDSTTTHHWSVPSIGDPPAVIQIDVEPFEIGNNYRLVVPIAGDAGLTLIDLLAAFDRPEEVGARNRERIDGLVAVADRYWEDVRRQALQTDVPMKPQVIVAAMRKLLDDDTLIVADPGTPTPYLGAQYRLNRPGRTTIIPRAHGGLGYAIPAVVGAAKARPNARVVGFTTDGSFGMACGELETITRLNLPIVFIHCNNSSFGWIKELQHLYHGDQYFSVDFNPVDYAGIARGFGFQSTQITEPGDFERTLANALADGRPWFIDVVTESQITETPPVAGWIAAEAKRAQQLGVVR, encoded by the coding sequence ATGCAAGGCGCAAGGGCACTCGTCGACGTACTCGTCGAAAGCGGCATCGAGCATGTATTCGGACTTCCCGGGGACACCGGGATGGCGCTCTACGATGCATTCAACGCCCGGCGTGATCGGATCGAGCACATCATGACGCGGGACGAGCGGTCAGCCTCGTTCATGGCCGATGCCTACGCCAGAGCGTCGGGCCGTCTGGGGGTCTGTGAAGGGCCGAGCGGAGGCGGAGCGACCTATATCTTGCCAGGAGTGGCGGAAGCGCAGGGGTCTGCCATTCCGGTGCTTTGCATGACGTCGGATACACCGGTCTCGCAACATCAGCGCGGCGTGCTCACCGAACTCGACCAGGAATCGCTCTTCCGACCAGTGACGAAATGGAACGCGCGCGTCAATTCCTCGTCTACGATGGCTGAGATGGCACGTCGCGCGATCCGCATGGCAACGGTTGGCCGCCCCGGAGCGGTCCATCTTTCCCTTCCGACCGACAGCCTTGAGGGTGAGACCGACGACCGTTCTGTCTACGGCGTTCCGGAGCTGTCGCGGGTTCCGGTGTTGCGCACGCGTCCTGATCCGGAGCTGGTGGAACGAGCCGCGCGCGCCATCGAGCAGGCAGCCCGGCCGGTGATCGTTGCAGGCGGAGGAGTCGTTACCGGCAATGCGTGGGATGCGCTCACGGTGTTCGCCGAGACCTTGAACATCCCGGTTGCCACCTCGATCAACGGCAAGGGCAGCATCGCCGAAACGAGCCGTGTTTCGATCGGCATCGTGGGAGGCAACGGCGCGCGCGCGTATACCAACGATGTTGTTTCCGATGCCGATCTCATCATTTACGTCGGGAGCCGAACCGATTCGACCACCACGCATCATTGGTCGGTGCCAAGCATTGGCGATCCTCCGGCAGTCATCCAGATCGATGTCGAACCCTTCGAGATCGGCAACAACTATCGGCTCGTGGTTCCCATTGCGGGCGACGCCGGGTTGACACTGATCGATCTGCTGGCCGCTTTCGACCGGCCGGAAGAGGTTGGCGCACGCAACCGCGAGCGAATCGATGGACTGGTTGCTGTTGCTGATCGCTACTGGGAAGATGTGCGGCGGCAGGCATTGCAAACCGACGTGCCGATGAAACCGCAAGTGATCGTGGCGGCAATGCGCAAGCTGCTGGATGACGACACGCTGATCGTGGCCGATCCCGGGACTCCAACACCCTATCTTGGCGCCCAGTACCGTCTGAACCGACCTGGCCGCACCACCATCATTCCGCGCGCGCATGGCGGCCTCGGCTATGCGATCCCGGCCGTCGTGGGCGCGGCCAAGGCGAGACCAAACGCGCGTGTGGTGGGATTTACCACCGACGGCAGCTTCGGCATGGCGTGCGGCGAGCTCGAGACGATCACCCGGCTGAACTTGCCGATCGTCTTCATTCACTGCAACAACAGCAGCTTCGGTTGGATCAAGGAACTGCAACATCTCTACCACGGCGATCAGTATTTCTCGGTCGATTTCAACCCGGTCGATTACGCCGGAATTGCTCGTGGGTTTGGGTTCCAGTCGACCCAGATCACAGAACCTGGCGACTTCGAGCGCACACTGGCGAACGCGCTTGCCGACGGCCGGCCCTGGTTCATCGATGTGGTAACCGAGTCGCAGATAACCGAGACGCCTCCGGTGGCGGGATGGATCGCGGCCGAAGCCAAACGAGCGCAGCAGCTGGGAGTGGTCCGATGA
- a CDS encoding nucleoside hydrolase, which translates to MSDRIPILLDVDTGIDDAAAIALAVHSPDADLVSVSTVAGNTTIENATRNTLDVLDLLGATHVPVYRGASRPLVRDLFTAAHAHGSNGVGGADLTRSKRLPGELKGPASIVAHALARPKEFTLVCLGPLTNLAIALNVQPDLPELLKRLVIMGGAFWTPGNIKPHRHAEFNIYVDPEAAQQVFDAGFTEFYAVGLDVTHEAPVSPEVWELVTSSDSAPAEVIQTLYRSRIEDPSSGTAYIHDAMAVAAALDPTLIEWETHDIQVPLDEVHRGQTRLVPGDRVRVSKSVDALTFMERFYQRLGIGPRPS; encoded by the coding sequence ATGAGCGACCGGATACCCATTCTGCTGGACGTCGATACCGGTATCGACGATGCCGCGGCCATCGCGCTGGCGGTGCATTCACCAGACGCTGATCTCGTATCGGTCTCCACCGTGGCGGGAAACACCACGATCGAGAACGCGACCCGGAACACGCTCGATGTGCTGGACCTTCTCGGTGCGACGCACGTTCCGGTGTATCGCGGAGCATCCCGGCCGCTGGTGCGGGATCTGTTCACTGCAGCTCACGCGCACGGAAGCAATGGCGTCGGCGGAGCCGATCTGACGCGGAGCAAACGCTTGCCGGGTGAGTTGAAGGGACCGGCATCCATCGTCGCCCATGCCCTTGCACGGCCGAAAGAGTTCACGCTCGTTTGCCTGGGACCGTTGACGAATCTTGCGATCGCGCTCAATGTCCAGCCAGACCTTCCCGAGCTGCTCAAGCGGCTCGTCATCATGGGCGGCGCATTTTGGACGCCCGGGAACATCAAGCCCCACCGCCATGCCGAGTTCAACATCTATGTGGATCCGGAGGCGGCACAACAGGTGTTCGACGCCGGGTTCACAGAGTTCTATGCGGTGGGTCTCGATGTGACGCATGAAGCGCCGGTTTCGCCCGAGGTGTGGGAACTGGTGACGAGCTCCGATTCCGCCCCGGCGGAGGTCATCCAGACACTTTACCGGTCGCGCATCGAAGATCCTTCGAGCGGCACGGCCTATATTCATGACGCCATGGCAGTCGCTGCGGCGCTCGACCCCACGCTCATCGAGTGGGAGACGCACGATATCCAGGTTCCGCTCGATGAGGTTCACCGCGGCCAAACCCGGCTCGTGCCGGGAGACCGGGTGCGCGTCTCGAAATCAGTCGATGCGTTGACGTTTATGGAGCGTTTCTATCAGCGGCTCGGGATCGGACCGCGCCCTTCGTAG
- a CDS encoding polyprenyl synthetase family protein: MLQRTDVFAEMRGDLQRVSDRVVDAARVPYPQISTILEEIVRSGGKRLRPLLVLLAARAWNYDQSFETLVSAAAGVELLHTASLVHDDAVDHSAFRRGKPTLNSQVDTAAVILVGDYLFAQSAILAASTNNPRVVSVFSNSLGDICDGQLMEMMDARKPEQTERQYLARIYGKTASLFGCAAETGAIIGGAPETAISALRGYGDDLGLAFQIMDDVLDLTGGSEQLGKPAGHDLLQSTITLPVIYYLQQVDAGSPAWCDVQSIVDRSNQEEAFVAHVLDKIRSSGAVEQAVARADTYISQARARLDLVPDPETRELLYELAEQAVRRTS; the protein is encoded by the coding sequence GTGCTCCAACGAACTGACGTCTTCGCGGAAATGCGCGGCGACTTGCAACGGGTGTCCGATCGGGTCGTCGACGCGGCACGGGTTCCCTACCCCCAAATCTCCACCATTCTCGAAGAGATCGTGCGCTCAGGTGGCAAACGCTTGCGTCCGCTGCTCGTCCTGTTGGCTGCGCGTGCATGGAACTACGACCAGTCGTTCGAGACTCTTGTATCAGCCGCGGCCGGCGTGGAACTGCTGCACACCGCGTCACTGGTGCATGACGATGCAGTCGATCATTCGGCTTTCCGGCGCGGTAAACCGACGCTGAATTCACAGGTCGATACCGCTGCCGTCATCCTGGTCGGCGACTATCTCTTCGCGCAATCCGCCATTCTGGCCGCCTCCACCAACAACCCTCGCGTCGTTTCGGTCTTCTCCAACTCCCTCGGCGATATCTGCGATGGACAGCTGATGGAGATGATGGACGCGCGCAAGCCCGAGCAAACCGAGCGACAGTATCTGGCACGGATCTATGGCAAGACGGCATCGCTCTTCGGATGCGCTGCGGAAACCGGCGCCATCATCGGTGGTGCGCCAGAAACCGCCATCTCCGCGCTGCGCGGGTACGGCGACGATCTCGGTCTGGCCTTCCAGATCATGGACGATGTGCTCGATCTGACCGGAGGGTCGGAACAGCTCGGAAAACCGGCCGGACACGATCTGTTGCAATCGACCATTACCCTGCCGGTGATTTACTACCTGCAGCAGGTCGATGCCGGCAGTCCTGCATGGTGTGACGTTCAGTCGATCGTCGATCGCTCGAACCAGGAAGAGGCATTCGTCGCGCACGTACTCGACAAGATCCGCTCGTCTGGCGCTGTCGAGCAAGCGGTCGCGCGGGCCGATACCTACATTTCGCAAGCGCGTGCCCGACTCGACCTCGTTCCTGATCCCGAAACCCGTGAGCTGCTCTACGAACTCGCCGAGCAAGCGGTGCGTCGGACGTCATAG
- a CDS encoding putative glycoside hydrolase codes for MYDRTARNPYGSYRLARRRRRWEGVSWWLSSLFAIALVAWALTWWFGIRGDDNNAAVEGRVITFEVTSAENGQPLAGAIVGYPGGSATTDANGSVALAFPDGPVDLTITAEGYEPVYGTAGDNVDDRQRIALNPAPPSSTDSDQPVAAPTTGAGDVAPPDATSGTAATSEPDVLPTTAATIAPTVASVGTAAATGDTISGVVTDAAGQPILDATILSGSSFTRTAGDGSFTLANVPAGSDVEVWASGYADQSVPSGPAMTVTMERENINAAYLTGARLADESAIQGIIDLAQSTDVNAVVIDMKEGTVYYDTGVQFFIDANAVMPAFDPVTLVQRFKDAGLYTIARIVVFNDPVVAENRPDLAIQTTTGEVWRGSNGAAWVNPYHQELWQPNIDLGIEAAEMGFDEVQFDYVRFPSDGDLSNAEFGTQYTYSEDERVETIKSFLSMARDQLTAHGVKTAADVFAIVAIYPDDQGIGQRFADFTDVVDYICPMIYPSHFTAGPLGMDESPNANPYDTVLITMNSAAGKVPGQVLKIRPWIQDFTMGDPPYGVTEVQAQIDAALAAGASGWMLWNPDSSFTAGALGDGSGEHPAS; via the coding sequence TTGTACGATCGCACCGCTCGGAATCCCTACGGCTCGTACCGACTCGCGAGACGTCGTCGCCGTTGGGAAGGCGTCAGTTGGTGGCTCAGCTCGCTGTTCGCAATCGCGCTCGTCGCCTGGGCGCTGACATGGTGGTTCGGGATTCGCGGGGACGACAATAACGCTGCCGTCGAGGGGCGAGTCATCACGTTCGAGGTGACCAGCGCGGAAAACGGCCAGCCGTTGGCCGGAGCGATTGTGGGCTATCCCGGCGGCAGCGCAACAACCGATGCGAATGGCTCCGTTGCGCTCGCATTTCCTGATGGTCCCGTCGATCTGACGATCACTGCCGAAGGTTACGAGCCGGTCTACGGTACCGCCGGTGACAACGTCGATGACCGGCAGCGAATCGCGCTCAATCCGGCGCCTCCCTCGTCGACGGACAGTGATCAACCGGTGGCTGCGCCGACCACGGGTGCTGGTGACGTGGCTCCCCCAGATGCGACCTCGGGGACTGCGGCAACCAGCGAGCCTGATGTCTTGCCGACTACTGCCGCCACGATCGCGCCGACTGTCGCGTCTGTCGGAACTGCGGCGGCAACAGGTGACACGATTTCCGGTGTCGTCACGGACGCCGCTGGTCAACCGATTCTCGACGCGACGATTCTCTCCGGCAGCAGTTTCACTCGCACCGCGGGCGATGGAAGCTTCACTTTGGCCAACGTCCCCGCCGGCAGCGACGTCGAGGTCTGGGCTTCAGGCTACGCCGACCAGAGCGTGCCTTCCGGCCCCGCCATGACCGTGACCATGGAGCGTGAAAACATCAACGCGGCCTACTTGACCGGCGCACGGTTGGCCGACGAATCGGCGATCCAGGGCATCATCGATCTGGCGCAATCGACGGACGTCAACGCGGTGGTGATCGACATGAAGGAGGGGACGGTCTATTACGACACCGGTGTCCAGTTCTTCATCGATGCGAACGCAGTCATGCCGGCATTCGATCCAGTGACGCTGGTGCAGCGGTTCAAGGACGCGGGGTTGTACACCATCGCCCGTATCGTTGTTTTCAACGATCCAGTAGTGGCGGAGAATCGACCGGATCTCGCCATCCAGACGACGACGGGCGAGGTCTGGCGGGGTTCGAATGGGGCTGCATGGGTGAATCCCTATCACCAGGAGCTCTGGCAACCAAACATCGATCTTGGGATCGAAGCCGCGGAGATGGGCTTCGATGAAGTCCAGTTCGACTATGTCCGATTTCCGTCCGATGGCGATCTGAGCAACGCGGAATTTGGCACGCAATACACCTACTCTGAGGACGAGCGGGTCGAGACGATCAAGAGTTTCCTTTCGATGGCGCGCGACCAGCTGACTGCGCATGGCGTCAAGACCGCGGCCGATGTTTTCGCGATCGTTGCGATTTACCCGGACGATCAGGGGATTGGCCAGCGGTTCGCGGACTTCACCGATGTGGTCGACTACATCTGTCCAATGATCTACCCATCGCATTTCACAGCTGGCCCGCTCGGCATGGACGAATCGCCGAATGCGAATCCGTACGACACGGTCCTCATTACCATGAACTCCGCGGCAGGGAAGGTGCCGGGTCAGGTGCTGAAGATTCGCCCCTGGATCCAGGACTTCACGATGGGCGATCCGCCCTATGGCGTGACCGAGGTGCAAGCCCAGATCGACGCTGCTCTCGCAGCAGGTGCGAGTGGCTGGATGCTCTGGAACCCGGACAGCTCGTTCACGGCTGGCGCGTTGGGTGATGGCAGCGGAGAGCATCCGGCGAGTTAG
- a CDS encoding Hsp20/alpha crystallin family protein, with the protein MVVLVRRTVARNPERLQQEMEEVFRALLPARPRFPSPTRGAWRPPIEVYETEGALVILAEIAGVSESDLAIIADSEMVTIRGTRTDPHAGMQRRFREIGIPYGEFGADIYLPFPVDLDAVIAEYTNGLLRIELPRVRSRTIVPKRAGSSALTDGQE; encoded by the coding sequence ATGGTTGTACTCGTTCGCCGGACGGTTGCCCGGAATCCCGAACGTCTCCAACAGGAGATGGAAGAGGTATTCCGCGCGCTGTTGCCGGCCCGGCCTCGCTTCCCATCGCCAACCCGGGGAGCCTGGCGACCGCCTATCGAGGTCTACGAGACCGAGGGCGCGCTCGTGATTCTGGCGGAGATTGCCGGAGTAAGCGAGAGCGACCTTGCCATCATCGCCGATAGCGAGATGGTCACGATCCGAGGCACGCGCACCGATCCGCATGCCGGTATGCAGCGTCGTTTTCGGGAGATAGGGATTCCGTATGGAGAGTTTGGCGCGGATATTTACTTGCCGTTTCCGGTCGACCTGGACGCGGTGATTGCTGAATACACCAATGGCCTGTTGCGTATCGAGTTACCACGCGTTCGCTCGCGAACCATCGTTCCCAAGCGCGCCGGATCGTCCGCACTGACAGACGGACAGGAGTAG
- the lon gene encoding endopeptidase La, protein MGKDKKKDKSKDKEKEKNVNESAVNAAAASVIELGPAGSTGLPIDQQEIVLPILPLRGTVVFPQTVVPLAAAQARSLRLIDEVMSGDRSVGVVLQHDAEQEGAGPGEVHQIGVIGTILQMMRVPDGSVRLAIQGNERMQVVDWVAEEPYLVAKVRRLPEDQTDSAEVQALSRNTLELFQRLVELVPHLPDELVTAALNIDDPQHLAYMVASNLRMEPEERQKLLEIDTLQDKLTYLNQFITKELDVLELGKRLQSEVQEELGKSQREYYLREQLKAIRRELGEESETEAEITELRQKVEEAGMPEEAEREARRELDRLSKLPPAAAEYGVIKTYLDWLTALPWNKSTEGEIDIQKTREILDEDHYDLEKVKERILEYLAVRKLKQDQLAALRAEHADDEEPLDDAHLTLNREPIICFVGPPGVGKTSLAQSIARALGRELTRMSLGGVRDEAEIRGHRRTYVGALPGRIIQAIRRAGTNDPVFVLDEVDKLGADWRGDPSSALLEVLDPEQNNSFRDHYLDVAFDLSKVMFIATANMLDQIPAPLRDRMEIINLAGYTDEDKLNIARKYLVPKQMKANGIANLELPWSDEALLQIIQHYTREAGVRSLEREIGSVARKIATKVAEGKDAPAEVGIEQVRDALGRPRFFYEELAARTSQPGVAIGVGVSGVGGDIMFLEATRMPGKGSLQVTGQLGDVMKESAHAALSFVRSRASDLKIDPEFFQNSDIHIHVPAGAVPKDGPSAGVAMTTAIISLLTGTPVLDDVAMTGEITLRGQVLPVGGIKEKSLAANRAGLTRFVLPYRNEVDLDDIPAELKEKMTFIPVKTMDDVLEAVMPPKFNKNRKPLLAGGKAAKTPRADELAAAV, encoded by the coding sequence ATGGGCAAGGACAAGAAAAAAGACAAGTCGAAAGACAAGGAAAAGGAAAAGAACGTGAACGAGAGTGCCGTGAATGCCGCGGCCGCGAGTGTGATCGAGCTTGGTCCAGCCGGATCCACCGGGCTGCCGATCGATCAGCAAGAGATCGTCTTGCCCATCCTCCCGTTGCGCGGAACCGTCGTTTTTCCACAGACGGTTGTTCCGTTGGCCGCGGCTCAGGCGCGTTCATTGCGCCTGATCGACGAAGTGATGTCCGGTGACCGCTCGGTCGGGGTTGTGTTGCAGCACGATGCCGAGCAAGAGGGCGCCGGGCCCGGCGAGGTGCATCAGATCGGTGTTATCGGCACCATTCTGCAGATGATGCGCGTGCCGGACGGCAGTGTGCGTCTCGCCATTCAGGGCAACGAGCGGATGCAGGTGGTCGACTGGGTGGCCGAAGAGCCCTATCTGGTCGCCAAGGTCCGCCGCCTGCCCGAGGATCAGACCGACTCTGCCGAAGTCCAGGCGCTGAGCCGCAACACACTGGAGCTCTTCCAGCGGTTGGTGGAACTTGTTCCACACCTGCCGGACGAGCTGGTGACGGCCGCCCTGAACATCGACGATCCCCAGCACCTGGCCTACATGGTGGCAAGCAATCTGCGCATGGAGCCGGAAGAGCGGCAGAAGTTGCTCGAAATCGACACCCTGCAGGACAAGCTCACCTATCTGAACCAGTTCATCACTAAAGAGCTCGATGTGCTCGAACTTGGCAAGCGATTGCAGTCCGAGGTGCAGGAAGAGCTTGGCAAGTCGCAACGGGAGTACTACCTGCGCGAGCAGCTGAAGGCGATTCGGCGCGAACTGGGCGAGGAAAGCGAAACCGAAGCCGAGATCACCGAACTCCGGCAGAAGGTGGAAGAAGCCGGCATGCCCGAAGAGGCAGAGCGTGAGGCGCGTCGAGAACTCGATCGTCTGAGCAAGCTGCCGCCTGCTGCTGCCGAATATGGTGTCATCAAGACCTATCTCGACTGGCTGACGGCGCTTCCCTGGAACAAGAGCACCGAAGGGGAGATCGATATCCAGAAGACCCGCGAGATTCTGGACGAAGACCACTACGACCTCGAGAAGGTCAAGGAACGCATCCTGGAATACCTGGCGGTGCGCAAACTCAAGCAGGACCAGTTGGCCGCGTTGCGTGCCGAGCATGCAGATGACGAGGAACCTCTTGACGATGCGCATCTGACGCTCAATCGCGAGCCGATCATCTGCTTCGTTGGGCCTCCGGGCGTTGGCAAGACCAGCCTGGCGCAGTCGATTGCGCGCGCGCTCGGTCGTGAGCTGACCCGCATGTCGCTGGGTGGGGTGCGCGACGAGGCTGAGATTCGTGGCCACCGGCGCACCTATGTCGGCGCGTTGCCGGGACGCATCATCCAGGCGATTCGCCGCGCAGGCACCAACGATCCAGTCTTCGTACTGGACGAGGTGGACAAGCTGGGAGCCGACTGGCGAGGAGATCCGTCTTCCGCGCTGCTGGAGGTGCTCGATCCGGAGCAGAACAACTCGTTCCGCGATCACTATCTCGATGTCGCGTTCGACCTTTCCAAGGTGATGTTCATCGCGACCGCGAACATGCTGGACCAGATTCCGGCTCCGTTGCGGGACAGGATGGAGATTATCAACCTCGCCGGGTACACCGACGAGGACAAGCTGAACATCGCGCGCAAGTACCTTGTGCCGAAGCAAATGAAGGCGAACGGGATCGCGAATCTCGAGCTGCCATGGTCGGACGAAGCACTGCTCCAAATCATTCAGCACTACACGCGTGAGGCAGGCGTTCGCTCGCTGGAGCGCGAGATCGGCTCGGTCGCACGAAAGATCGCGACCAAAGTTGCCGAAGGCAAAGACGCGCCGGCCGAGGTCGGAATCGAGCAAGTGCGCGATGCATTGGGCCGGCCGCGCTTCTTCTATGAAGAGCTGGCGGCGCGCACCAGTCAACCTGGTGTGGCGATCGGCGTCGGAGTCTCTGGCGTCGGCGGGGACATCATGTTCCTGGAAGCCACACGAATGCCCGGCAAGGGATCGCTCCAGGTCACAGGACAACTGGGTGACGTGATGAAGGAATCGGCGCATGCCGCGCTCTCGTTCGTTCGCTCACGCGCGTCCGATCTGAAGATCGATCCCGAGTTCTTCCAGAACTCCGATATCCACATCCACGTGCCCGCTGGCGCGGTGCCGAAGGACGGTCCGTCCGCGGGTGTGGCGATGACGACCGCCATCATCTCGCTGCTGACGGGCACACCGGTGCTGGATGATGTGGCGATGACCGGCGAGATCACGCTGCGTGGCCAGGTGCTGCCGGTGGGTGGCATCAAGGAGAAGTCGCTGGCGGCCAATCGCGCTGGACTGACGCGCTTCGTATTGCCCTATCGCAACGAAGTCGAT